From Penicillium psychrofluorescens genome assembly, chromosome: 1, one genomic window encodes:
- a CDS encoding uncharacterized protein (ID:PFLUO_001140-T1.cds;~source:funannotate), translating into MARLNDDSCRDSSCISDSARRDADSAGEDTGPESENNSSASSTRQSASDIFGREMDEELDQMKSTTSSRSSLSSGPASVLMHSLDDLKSAHSMDHHEILSLYTTHEDDEAVFGGFGSPPRSIHTLRTREAAFRKPSSVRAMQMHTEDEADEDDYLTPPRRRPGLRSPGSSPLKRSPYYSPSASANKHKVQNEHPLVLLHCNLLSPSLPIPGAADPHNQKLLAEVLPSPYWKRWQRLQEKVGSGVLRDRGVLITHPEDMYDLLEERLLESLELRRSRLHNGHFLGGDDGIPDSEEDFSDRGESETDGEQGEECPDCGGRFLRHADENRKWEIRVFAANGLMRAGAWATAWKEMEKVDVEVGLWLPPDVRRDLEKILSQERTTSLDKVDCLPSLRNDTELRETEVLNLPVSQHLRTPSNTSAFLSDNSPSPLPESQSRPDSRASSSPVSKQPEIALQTLVINYIRVLASDRRNVALFVLSMLVAFLSIGSWQQQSPPYSDMWPFPHDMVESATESSVSVTQSSLSSASIAATGSSPISSPLADIPVAETIIPVVKEDVVSSPGSAEFSTSTGESEEQSPEPAILDEVPPGTLEFVEDSY; encoded by the coding sequence ATGGCGAGATTGAACGACGACTCGTGTCGGGACTCGTCCTGCATATCGGATTCCGCACGTCGCGACGCCGATTCCGCAGGCGAAGACACCGGGCCCGAATCCGAAAACAATTCCTCCGCATCATCCACGCGTCAGTCAGCAAGCGACATCTTCGGCCgcgagatggacgaggaaCTGGATCAGATGAAATCAACAACGTCTAGTCGCTCGTCCCTGTCTTCCGGGCCAGCATCAGTCCTCATGCACTCCCTCGACGACCTGAAATCTGCGCATTCAATGGATCACCACGAAATCCTTTCCCTATACACCACCcacgaagatgacgaggcaGTATTTGGCGGCTTTGGAAGTCCGCCGCGATCTATACACACCCTTCGTACGCGCGAAGCTGCTTTCCGCAAACCGAGCTCTGTGAGGGCAATGCAGATGCACACAGAGGACGAAGCGGATGAGGACGACTACTTGACACCCCCGAGACGCCGACCAGGCTTGCGATCGCCTGGCTCCTCGCCGCTGAAACGCTCGCCGTACTATTCCCCCAGCGCATCTGCGAACAAGCACAAGGTTCAAAACGAACACCCACTCGTGCTGCTCCATTGCAATTTGCTTTCGCCTTCCCTTCCTATACCCGGCGCGGCTGACCCTCATAATCAAAAACTTCTTGCGGAGGTCCTTCCGTCACCGTATTGGAAGCGATGGCAGCGATTGCAGGAGAAAGTTGGGTCCGGTGTACTACGTGATCGAGGCGTGCTGATTACCCACCCGGAGGATATGTATGATCTGTTGGAGGAGCGATTGCTGGAAAGTCTGGAACTACGACGCTCTAGGCTGCACAATGGCCACTTCCtgggtggtgatgatggaaTTCCGGATTCGGAGGAAGATTTCTCGGATAGGGGAGAAAGCGAGACGGATGGCGAGCAGGGCGAGGAGTGTCCTGACTGTGGAGGCCGATTTTTGCGGCATGCAGACGAGAACCGCAAATGGGAGATCAGAGTATTCGCAGCAAATGGCCTGATGCGTGCCGGAGCTTGGGCAACTGCTTGGAAGGAAATGGAGAAAGTCGATGTCGAGGTCGGGCTCTGGTTGCCGCCAGATGTTCGGCGAGATTTGGAGAAAATCTTGTCACAGGAGCGGACAACGAGCTTGGACAAGGTTGACTGTCTGCCATCTCTCAGAAATGATACAGAGCTCCGGGAGACTGAGGTTCTAAACCTGCCTGTGTCGCAACATCTTCGAACGCCCAGCAATACAAGCGCCTTCCTATCCGACAATTCGCCATCACCTCTTCCAGAATCTCAGTCCCGGCCAGACTCCAGAGCATCGAGTAGCCCAGTCAGCAAGCAGCCCGAGATTGCATTGCAGACGCTTGTCATCAACTATATCCGCGTGCTAGCAAGCGACAGACGAAATGTTGCGCTATTCGTGCTGAGCATGCTTGTGGCCTTTCTTTCCATAGGTTCTTGGCAGCAACAATCACCGCCGTATTCCGATATGTGGCCATTCCCCCACGACATGGTTGAGTCGGCCACGGAGTCAAGTGTGAGCGTTACGCAGTCTTCATTGTCCTCGGCAAGCATTGCTGCCACCGGTAGCAGCCCGATTTCTAGCCCGCTGGCTGATATCCCGGTAGCCGAAACAATAATACCGGTTGTTAAAGAGGATGTTGTTTCTTCGCCAGGCTCTGCCGAGTTTTCAACGTCAACAGGCGAGAGTGAAGAGCAATCACCAGAACCGGCTATTTTGGACGAAGTTCCACCTGGCACATTGGAATTTGTGGAAGATTCATATTGA
- a CDS encoding uncharacterized protein (ID:PFLUO_001141-T1.cds;~source:funannotate): MAETVLLEYRGPVAIITLNNPKKLNAQSKDGFYQIAKYLREIATHEEVLITVLTGAGRYFSAGADVSISRATPPGTDIFRHGLQNTVANNLNITRAFHTHPKILVTALNGPAVGLAAALISFSDFIYSVPTAFVMTPFSSLGLVAEGGASYGFVQRMGISKASEALIQSRRIPAEELRAVGFVNHILPQEGFLEAVLKDVNDKMGPHLVGSSMLRIKALIRHRQNREMDEQNVLELFEGLDRQVQGIPQKEFEKLRTGAKRHKL, encoded by the exons ATGGCCGAGACCGTTCTTCTTGAATACCGCGGTCCTGTCGCCATCATTACTCTTAATAACCCGAAGAAGCTCAACGCGCAAAGCAAAGATGGATTCTATCAAATCGCCAAGTACCTTCGCGAAATCGCGACTCACGAGGAGGTTCTGATTACGGTTCTGACAGGTGCTGGGAGGTATTTCTCAGC AGGAGCCGATGTCTCCATTTCGCGAGCCACTCCACCAGGGACCGACATCTTCCGTCATGGGCTTCAAAACACAGTCGCTAACAACCTCAATATCACCCGCGCATTTCACACGCACCCAAAGATTCTGGTGACGGCTTTGAACGGACCAGCCGTTGGTCTCGCCGCCGCTTTGATCTCATTCTCCGATTTTATCTATTCAGTCCCCACTGCGTTCGTGATGACGCCGTTTAGCAGCCTGGGCTTAGTAGCAGAGGGTGGAGCAAGCTACGGATTTGTGCAACGGATGGGAATTTCGAAAGCGAGTGAGGCTTTGATCCAAAGCCGGAGGATACCTGCCGAGGAATTGCGCGCGGTGGGGTTTGTCAATCATATTCTCCCGCAGGAGGGATTTTTGGAGGCTGTTTTGAAGGATGTCAATGACAAGATGGGTCCGCATCTGGTTGGATCTAGTATGTTGCGAATCAAGGCTTTAATTCGGCATCGACAGAATCGGGAGATGGATGAGCAGAATGTGTTGGAGTTGTTCGAAGGTCTTGATAGACAAGTCCAGGGTATTCCGCAGAAAGAGTTTGAGAAGTTGAGGACAGGCGCAAAGCGACACAAGCTTTGA
- a CDS encoding uncharacterized protein (ID:PFLUO_001142-T1.cds;~source:funannotate), with product MPESPRWLARKGRMDEARAVLAALMDQPTDSHEVNAEMNHIQAQLEATRGSFKLFFKGSDQRYIHRTIIAGIAQSMTQWCGCSALIFYTSTVFSGLGFTGTPVRLLSAGLVTSFTLSACIPLFTVDRVGRRILFMISAGGMAISMAVLAGTSGKESLAPVSTTFFFLYACFYAQGFLGLPFLYAGEIATIRMRTPIVAVAVTGQWLGQFVVGQITPPGTTSLKNRYWIIFAVLNAVFVPIVYFFFPETSGRSLEEIDDIFQRSNTWNLVRNAASMPKDKDLDIVDLEKKYALDSMTTDKDSFDEVENVVV from the coding sequence atgcCAGAAAGCCCCCGATGGCTTGCGCGAAAGGGCAGAATGGATGAAGCTCGAGCAGTACTGGCCGCATTGATGGATCAGCCAACTGATAGCCACGAGGTGAATGCCGAGATGAACCATATTCAAGCACAACTCGAGGCCACCCGGGGCAGTTtcaagctcttcttcaaAGGCAGTGACCAGCGCTATATTCATCGCACCATCATTGCTGGTATTGCACAAAGCATGACACAATGGTGCGGCTGCTCTGCACTCATCTTCTACACGTCGACGGTGTTCAGCGGCTTGGGCTTCACTGGCACTCCCGTCCGCTTGCTAAGCGCAGGCCTAGTGACCTCCTTTACTCTTTCGGCATGCATCCCTTTATTTACAGTGGACCGAGTTGGAAGGCGTATTCTCTTCATGATCAGTGCCGGGGGCATGGCTATTTCGATGGCCGTACTGGCCGGCACCAGCGGCAAGGAGAGCCTGGCCCCGGTTTCCAcgactttctttttcctttaCGCATGCTTTTACGCGCAGGGATTCCTTGGTCTACCCTTTCTATACGCGGGTGAAATTGCGACTATCCGAATGCGCACCCCGATCGTGGCTGTCGCTGTGACAGGACAGTGGCTGGGTCAGTTTGTCGTGGGCCAGATTACGCCACCGGGGACCACGAGCCTGAAAAACCGTTACTGGATTATTTTTGCCGTTCTCAATGCCGTCTTTGTGCCTATAgtctatttcttctttccagagACAAGCGGAAGATCTctggaagagattgatgaTATCTTCCAGCGGTCGAACACATGGAATTTGGTCAGGAATGCGGCATCCATGCCGAAGGATAAGGATCTTGACATCgttgatctggagaagaagtacGCCCTTGACTCTATGACAACAGACAAAGACTCCTTCGATGAGGTTGAAAATGTAGTTGTCTGA